The Thermoleophilia bacterium region AAACGTCCTGCTCGATATCGACAACGAAGCGATCAAGCAGGGCTTCAGTGGCACGCCTTCCTTCGCCATCCGCGACTCCAAGGGCAAGCTCACGCCGATCGACGACACCCAGACGTCCCAGGCGATCATCGACGCGATCAACAAGGCGCAGTAGTGGGGAGTTGCGGCTGAGCATGAACGACGGCATCTCCGCCTGGCTGCGCTGCTACCGGTGCTGGTCACGCAACCTGGAAGTCCAGGTCCACTACGACGCGATTCGGACGATCGACCCGGAAACGGGCCTGCCGGCCGAAGGCGTCGACGAGGTCCAGGAGTCGGTGGTCCAATGCCTCGACTGCATGCACGACCAGCCGCACCTCACCTTCGACCGCGACCGGGTGGTGCCGATCGAGGACCGCTGGGAACGGCTGGTGGCTGGAACGCCCTGGGTCGCCTCCTGCACGGTCACCGTCGAGGGCGACCAGGTCGAGGCCTGCTCCGGCCCGGAGGCAGTCGACTTCCTCACCTACGGAGCCTTCGGCGACCCCGGGACCCGCGAGTTCTTCACCCACGTGCGTTTCCACAAGCACCACGACGACCAGATCGCGGTCCACATGCTGGTCGAGCTCTACGCTCGCTCGGCCGAAGAGGCATCCGAGGTGCTCGCCGAGGCGGCCCGTGGCGCCCTGGAGATCACTTCACTGGCCGAAGAGTCCCGCCCCCCGGCCCACGCCTCAGAGAACCCTCACTGAGCCGTATCTGAAGAGCTGGGCTTCGATGGTGGCGGGTCCGCCGGCTTCTTTGCTGCCGCGGCCGCTTCGGCACGCGCCTTCGGCTCCGTGGACTCGGCTGAAGTAGCGGTGTCGGACTGCTTGCCGGGGTCGCGGTCGACCAGCTTCTCTTTGGCTTCTTTGGCCTTCTCCGCCAGGGAGCCGTCGCCGCTCATGATGTTGCGCAGTTCCTTGCCGTCACGCTTGAGGTTGTCCGGCTCGGCCCGGTCACCAAGCTTGTCTTCGGCCTGCTTCTTGAGCTGGCCGACCTGCTGTCCAAGTTTCTTGAAGTCCATACACGGAGGGTACCCGGTGTCCTCAGCAGGCTAACCGGAAGTTCAGGCCGCGAGATCCCGAAAGTCAGGGATTATCCCTGACTTTCGGGATCTCGGCGGCCGAAGCGTTACTCGACTGCGCCTTCTTCGGCTATCGGCGTTCCGTGGACCTTGCGCGGAATGAGGGCCGTTCGCTTGAACTGGGCTACAAGGACGCCGTCCTGGTTGTAGACCCTCGTCTGGACCTTTACGAGGCCTCGGTCGAGCTTCGACTTCGACTCGCGGACATCGAGGACCTCGGACTCGCAGAAGAGCGTGTCTCCGTGGAAGACCGGGTTCGGGTGGCTCAGCTCGTCGGTGGCGAGGTTGGCGATCGCCTTGCCCGAGAAGTCCGAGACCGACATGCCGACGGCAAGCGAATAGACGAGCGGTCCGACCACTACGTTCTTGCCCTGCTGTGAGGCGTGGGCGTGAACATCATTGATGTGGAGCGGGTGATGGTTCATCGTGAGCAGGCAGAAAAGATGGTCGTCCGACTCAGTCACGGTTTTGGCCGGCATGTGCTTGTAGATGGCGCCGACCTCGAACTCTTCGAGGTAACGACCGTAGGGGTGGGAGCCCGATTCTTCGCGCTCGGCCTGGTCGGTCGTGAAATCGCTGGTTGCTTCTTCGCTCATGTTTTTGTTGGTTCCTTGGTTGGTGTGACCGCGGGCGTGAGGCCCGGCGGATCTCAGTGGACTTTTTTCAGCTTTTCGCGCTGCTCGTGGGATTCGAACACCCTCGTAATCAACTTGGCGACGTTCGAATCACCCTCGAAACGGATATGTCCCGTTTCCGCAGCACGGCGATAAGAAGCAACGGTGCTCTTCTCATCGGCCAGCTGGTTGAACTGCTGCCGGTCGATCTCGACCCGGCATCGCTCATCCTCTCCCCGTCCCTTGCTCACCTTCGGCCCGGGTACCTCAACCCGGTAGGTCTGCATGTCTCCTCTGGCTCGCAGATCGAGTCCGAAGATCAACTTCAGCTTTTTAAGTGCCGGCAGCTCCTCCTGGAGGTGGGTGACGGCGGTCTCAATCATCTGCGCTGTGGATGCCATGAAGTGAGTGTCTCAGGAAAACGGACCCGGAATCAACCCCGGATCCGTGGTCCAAGTCAGATCAGATCTTGTTGCGCTCGAGCAGCTTCTTGCCGATGACCATGCGCTGGATCTCCGAGGTGCCTTCGCCGATCAGCAGTAGCGGGGCGTCGCGGTAGAGGCGCTCGATCTCGTATTCCTTCGAGTAGCCGTAACCACCGTGGATCCGGAAGCAGTCTTCGACGACTTCCTTGCCGGTCTCGGATGCGATCAGCTTGGCCATGCCGGCCTCGAGGTCGGAGCGGATTCCCGCGTCCTTCATCTTGGCGGCCTTGCGGGTGACGAGTCGGGCAGCTTCGAGCTTGGTGGCCATATCGGCCAGCTTGAACTGAATCGCCTGGTGCTGGGCGATCGGCTTGCCGAAGGTCTTTCGCTCCTGGCTGTACTTGAGGGCGAGTTCGAGAGCGCGCTGGGCGATCCCGACGCCACGGGCGGCGACGTTGACGCGGCCGACTTCGAGCGCGTCCATCATCTGGCCGAAGCCCTTGTTCAGGCCGGCTTCTTCGCCACCGAGGATGTTCTCGGCCGGGCACTTGTAACCGTCGTAGACCAGCTCGGTCGACTCGACGCCCTTGTAGCCCATCTTCTTGATCTTCGGGGGAACGACCAGACCGGCGTACTCACCGGTGTTCTCGCCGACCCACGGCTCCTTCTCGGTGATGAAGCAGGTCATGCCCTTGTAGGGCGGGCTGGCGTCGCTGTCGGTCTTGACGAGCAGGAAGACGAGGCTGGAACCGAGACCGTTCGTGACCCACATCTTCTGGCCGTTGATCTCGTACTTGCCGTCGTCGCCCTTCTTGGCGGTCGTCTTGATGCCCTGGACGTCAGAGCCGACTTCCGGCTCGGACAGCGAGAAAGCGGCGCGCATTTCGCCCGTCGCCATCTTCGGCAGGTACTTCTGCTTCTGCTCGTCGTTGCCGAACTTGTCCAGCAGGTAGGCGCCGATGAAGTGGGTGTTGACCACGCCGGAAATCGAGATCCAGCCGCGGGAAAGCTCTTCGACGATCAGCTCGTACGTAGAGAGATCGAGGCCCATTCCACCGTACTCCTCGGGGATCATGGCGCCGAAGAGACCGAGTTCCTTCATCTGCTCGACGATGTCCTCCGGGAACTCGTCGTTGGCATCGAAATGCTCGGCGTTCGGGATGATCTGCTCGTCGACGAACTGGTGGACCATCTCGATGATGGCCTTCTGGTCGTCGGTGATCTCCTGGTAGCTGTTCTCGGACATGGCTCCTCTTCGGTTCGGTGGGCGCTGCTGAGTAGAAGCCCGCTGTGGCGCGAAAAGCAGCGCACGAGGGACGGGCAAAAGGGACTACTAAGGATACCGGGGAGGCAGTTTCGGGGAGCGCCGGATCGGGCATCGGCTTATGTCCCGTTCCATATACGCTTTCGGATGGTGCCAGAACCCTCTTTCCGCGCCCCAGACGAGTTTCGAAACGACCACAAGGAGCCCCTTGCGCAACCCCCGTAACTTCTTCAAGCCCATGGCGATCGGCGCGCCCGATCCGATCACCGAAGTGCCGTTTGGTCCCTCCCGGATGATCCACTTCTTCGACGCCTCGAATCCGAAGATGGCGGCCAAGGTTCCGGACATGGCCAAGCAGGCCGACATCC contains the following coding sequences:
- a CDS encoding SCP2 sterol-binding domain-containing protein, with translation MASTAQMIETAVTHLQEELPALKKLKLIFGLDLRARGDMQTYRVEVPGPKVSKGRGEDERCRVEIDRQQFNQLADEKSTVASYRRAAETGHIRFEGDSNVAKLITRVFESHEQREKLKKVH
- a CDS encoding acyl-CoA dehydrogenase family protein, whose protein sequence is MSENSYQEITDDQKAIIEMVHQFVDEQIIPNAEHFDANDEFPEDIVEQMKELGLFGAMIPEEYGGMGLDLSTYELIVEELSRGWISISGVVNTHFIGAYLLDKFGNDEQKQKYLPKMATGEMRAAFSLSEPEVGSDVQGIKTTAKKGDDGKYEINGQKMWVTNGLGSSLVFLLVKTDSDASPPYKGMTCFITEKEPWVGENTGEYAGLVVPPKIKKMGYKGVESTELVYDGYKCPAENILGGEEAGLNKGFGQMMDALEVGRVNVAARGVGIAQRALELALKYSQERKTFGKPIAQHQAIQFKLADMATKLEAARLVTRKAAKMKDAGIRSDLEAGMAKLIASETGKEVVEDCFRIHGGYGYSKEYEIERLYRDAPLLLIGEGTSEIQRMVIGKKLLERNKI
- a CDS encoding MaoC family dehydratase, with product MSEEATSDFTTDQAEREESGSHPYGRYLEEFEVGAIYKHMPAKTVTESDDHLFCLLTMNHHPLHINDVHAHASQQGKNVVVGPLVYSLAVGMSVSDFSGKAIANLATDELSHPNPVFHGDTLFCESEVLDVRESKSKLDRGLVKVQTRVYNQDGVLVAQFKRTALIPRKVHGTPIAEEGAVE